In the Hordeum vulgare subsp. vulgare chromosome 7H, MorexV3_pseudomolecules_assembly, whole genome shotgun sequence genome, one interval contains:
- the LOC123411785 gene encoding exonuclease V, chloroplastic isoform X1 has translation MRPELEVEIVSDEEMAMIEAALAAATPVRPLLSSAAVRGAATLSCAAFPPAGDIEDSAPPPRRSLLSRFRERRALAVTDITATEWCDKQMEFVLEHGKPERTEAMKAGSDRHTQLEQEVIERVDIAVRSAEESWAVKFMNFIVGSNQLLFNGMTRELPVIGIVEGSWMVGIIDELRMPMDGTSFHPVLVDTKTRFKATIPSEAQKRNGRLQLMCYKYLWDSSISEKFPTDNFFSYFDLNPNFLLSDDVKRYISSIGFDAQTFGDVLKYYKITCHTLSRSQEQLILRYELQEDHSLLEEYQFSYDAQWFKDQIQETLSFWLGAREPKYVTEEEGWKCKFCKFAPICPKLASTSRC, from the exons ATGCGCCCTGAGCTCGAGGTGGAGATCGTCAGCGACGAGGAGATGGCCATGATAGAGGCCgcgctcgccgccgccaccccagtccggcccctcctctcctccgccGCCGTCCGCGGCGCCGCCACCCTCTCCTGCGCGGCCTTCCCGCCCGCCGGCGACATCGAGGACTCCGCGCCGCCGCCGCGGAGGTCGCTGCTGTCCCGGTTCCGGGAGCGCCGTGCCCTCGCCGTCACCGACATCACCGCCACG GAGTGGTGCGATAAGCAGATGGAGTTCGTGCTGGAGCACGGCAAGCCGGAGAGGACCGAGGCGATGAAGGCCGGCTCCGACCGCCACACCCAGCTCGAGCAAGAG GTTATTGAGAGAGTCGATATTGCTGTTAGATCTGCAGAAGAATCGTGGGCagtcaaattcatgaactttatcgtGGGATCAAACCAATTATTGTTCAACGGCATGACACGTGAACTCCCAGT GATTGGGATTGTTGAAGGTTCATGGATGGTAGGAATTATTGATGAACTCCGAATGCCTATGGATGGAACTTCTTTTCATCCAGTTCTGGTGGATACAAAGACACGTTTCAAAGCAACAATTCCCTCGGAAGCACAGAAAAGAAATGGAAG GCTTCAGCTGATGTGTTATAAGTACCTGTGGGACAGTTCTATTTCTGAGAAATTCCCAACAGATAATTTCTTCAGCTATTTTGACTTGAACCCCAACTTCTTGTTATCAGATGATGTCAAGCGGTACATAAGCTCAATTGGTTTCGATGCACAG ACTTTCGGGGATGTATTGAAATACTACAAGATTACTTGTCATACGCTGTCACGATCTCAAGAACAGCTGATCTTGAG ATATGAACTGCAAGAAGATCATTCCCTGTTAGAAGAGTACCAGTTCTCTTATGATGCTCAGTGGTTCAAGGATCAAATCCAAGAAACCCTCAGCTTCTGGCTGGGGGCACGAGAACCTAAATATGTGACTGAAGAGGAGGGGTGGAAATGCAAATTCTGCAAATTCGCGCCAATTTGCCCGAAGCTGGCTTCCACCTCAAGGTGTTGA
- the LOC123411785 gene encoding exonuclease V, chloroplastic isoform X2, with protein sequence MRPELEVEIVSDEEMAMIEAALAAATPVRPLLSSAAVRGAATLSCAAFPPAGDIEDSAPPPRRSLLSRFRERRALAVTDITATEWCDKQMEFVLEHGKPERTEAMKAGSDRHTQLEQEVIERVDIAVRSAEESWAVKFMNFIVGSNQLLFNGMTRELPVIGIVEGSWMVGIIDELRMPMDGTSFHPVLVDTKTRFKATIPSEAQKRNGRLQLMCYKYLWDSSISEKFPTDNFFSYFDLNPNFLLSDDVKRYISSIGFDAQTFGDVLKYYKITCHTLSRSQEQLILR encoded by the exons ATGCGCCCTGAGCTCGAGGTGGAGATCGTCAGCGACGAGGAGATGGCCATGATAGAGGCCgcgctcgccgccgccaccccagtccggcccctcctctcctccgccGCCGTCCGCGGCGCCGCCACCCTCTCCTGCGCGGCCTTCCCGCCCGCCGGCGACATCGAGGACTCCGCGCCGCCGCCGCGGAGGTCGCTGCTGTCCCGGTTCCGGGAGCGCCGTGCCCTCGCCGTCACCGACATCACCGCCACG GAGTGGTGCGATAAGCAGATGGAGTTCGTGCTGGAGCACGGCAAGCCGGAGAGGACCGAGGCGATGAAGGCCGGCTCCGACCGCCACACCCAGCTCGAGCAAGAG GTTATTGAGAGAGTCGATATTGCTGTTAGATCTGCAGAAGAATCGTGGGCagtcaaattcatgaactttatcgtGGGATCAAACCAATTATTGTTCAACGGCATGACACGTGAACTCCCAGT GATTGGGATTGTTGAAGGTTCATGGATGGTAGGAATTATTGATGAACTCCGAATGCCTATGGATGGAACTTCTTTTCATCCAGTTCTGGTGGATACAAAGACACGTTTCAAAGCAACAATTCCCTCGGAAGCACAGAAAAGAAATGGAAG GCTTCAGCTGATGTGTTATAAGTACCTGTGGGACAGTTCTATTTCTGAGAAATTCCCAACAGATAATTTCTTCAGCTATTTTGACTTGAACCCCAACTTCTTGTTATCAGATGATGTCAAGCGGTACATAAGCTCAATTGGTTTCGATGCACAG ACTTTCGGGGATGTATTGAAATACTACAAGATTACTTGTCATACGCTGTCACGATCTCAAGAACAGCTGATCTTGAGGTAA